One window from the genome of Populus alba chromosome 15, ASM523922v2, whole genome shotgun sequence encodes:
- the LOC118056328 gene encoding 21 kDa protein: protein MAALSSNSLAEFLLLLIAISSYLNSGSAARVTTESSTEFIRTSCNTTTYPRLCCTSLSIHSSTIQTSPKLLANAALNVTLSSAKSTSTMLSTLSQTHGMKPREVSAMKDCVEELSDAVIELGKSMDEMSHARQSNFQSMIGDVQTWVSAALTDESTCSDGFAGKAMNGNLKTAVRGRIVNIAQLTSNALALINNYASDPEMLG, encoded by the coding sequence ATGGCAGCTTTATCCTCCAATTCTTTAGCTGAATTCCTTCTACTTCTTATTGCCATTAGTTCATACTTAAACTCTGGCTCAGCTGCTAGAGTCACCACAGAATCCAGTACAGAATTCATAAGAACATCTTGTAATACAACAACTTATCCAAGACTTTGCTGTACTTCCCTCTCTATCCATTCAAGCACGATCCAGACAAGCCCTAAGCTCCTAGCCAATGCAGCCCTTAACGTGACACTGTCATCAGCTAAATCAACTTCAACCATGCTATCGACGCTCTCTCAAACCCATGGCATGAAGCCTAGGGAGGTGTCCGCCATGAAAGATTGTGTAGAGGAGTTGAGTGACGCGGTGATCGAGCTTGGAAAATCCATGGATGAGATGAGTCATGCTAGACAGTCCAACTTTCAGTCGATGATTGGTGACGTACAAACTTGGGTTAGTGCTGCTTTGACTGATGAGAGCACGTGTAGTGATGGGTTCGCAGGAAAAGCCATGAATGGGAATTTGAAGACTGCTGTTAGGGGAAGGATTGTGAATATAGCACAGTTGACTAGCAATGCTTTGGCTTTGATCAACAATTATGCCTCAGACCCAGAAATGTTGGGTTGA
- the LOC118056329 gene encoding 21 kDa protein, whose amino-acid sequence MAGSASKSFTLILLAMSFYFNSSSAARATPQSSIEFIRTSCSTTIYPDLCYTSLSIHSSTIQTSPKLLANAALNVTLSSAKSTSSKMSSLSRSHGLKPREVSAMKDCVEELSDAVYELKKSIGEMSHAKKSNFRMMISDVQTWVSAALTDESTCTDGFEGDAMNGTLKTAVRGRIVQTAQLTSNALALINNYAFRHG is encoded by the coding sequence ATGGCAGGCTCAGCTTCCAAGTCTTTTACTCTCATTCTTCTTGCAATGAGTTTCTACTTCAACTCTAGCTCGGCTGCTAGAGCCACCCCACAAAGCAGCATAGAGTTCATAAGAACATCTTGTAGCACAACAATTTACCCAGATCTTTGCTACACTTCCCTCTCAATCCATTCAAGCACAATCCAAACAAGCCCCAAGCTCCTAGCCAATGCAGCCCTTAATGTAACACTATCATCGGCTAAATCAACTTCATCCAAGATGTCAAGTCTCTCTCGAAGCCATGGCTTGAAGCCTAGGGAGGTATCCGCCATGAAAGATTGTGTAGAGGAGTTGAGTGATGCAGTGTACGAGCTCAAAAAATCCATTGGTGAAATGAGCCATGCTAAAAAGTCCAACTTTAGGATGATGATTAGTGATGTGCAAACTTGGGTTAGTGCTGCTTTGACTGATGAGAGTACTTGCACTGATGGGTTCGAAGGGGATGCAATGAATGGCACTTTGAAGACTGCTGTTAGGGGAAGGATTGTGCAGACAGCCCAGTTGACTAGCAATGCCTTGGCTTTGATCAACAATTATGCCTTCCGCCATGGTTAG
- the LOC118056327 gene encoding endoglucanase 8, whose amino-acid sequence MGGKSTKKMAVLMLLVGVTVVTAAMPHDYGDALTKSILFFEGQRSGKLPPNQRMNWRKDSALRDGSDIGMNMVGGYYDAGDNVKFHFPMAFTTTLLAWSIVEFGESMGSDLEHALEALRWGTDYFLKATSKPGMVVAQVGDPISDHTCWERPEDMDTLRTTYVVNQTHPGSEVSAEIAAALAASSIVFKNKDNRYSRVLLQRASQVFDFANNYQGSYNESIGRGACPFYCDFNGYHDELIWGAAWLSKATQEPKYWDYVVKNMATLGGSIFEFGWDSKHSGINILVSPIYFDPQKVMSSSGSSFITNADCFVCSLLPESPTKSVTYSPGGLMFKPGGSNLQHATALSFLLIVYSRYLQAANRSVHCGSVVATPSRLVEVAKTQVDYILGSNPSGLSYMVGYGLKFPQRIHHRGSSLPSISTFHGHIGCHDGNSYLATKMPNQNVLVGAVVGGPNNNDHFLIVVSILVNQNQLHT is encoded by the exons ATGGGTGGCAAGAGCACGAAGAAGATGGCTGTACTGATGTTGTTGGTAGGGGTAACGGTGGTGACAGCAGCCATGCCACATGATTATGGAGATGCGTTGACTAAAAGCATTTTGTTTTTCGAAGGGCAGAGATCAGGGAAGTTGCCTCCTAATCAAAGGATGAATTGGAGGAAGGATTCTGCCCTAAGAGATGGATCTGATATTGGT ATGAATATGGTTGGTGGGTACTATGATGCTGGTGACAACGTAAAATTCCATTTTCCTATGGCATTCACAACAACGTTGTTGGCGTGGAGTATTGTAGAGTTTGGTGAATCCATGGGCTCAGATTTGGAACATGCGTTAGAGGCTCTACGATGGGGTACAGACTATTTCCTGAAGGCCACAAGCAAACCTGGCATGGTTGTTGCCCAAGTCGGCGATCCCATCAGCGACCACACATGTTGGGAGAGACCTGAAGACATGGACACTCTCAGAACTACTTACGTTGTTAATCAAACCCATCCTGGATCAGAAGTTTCAGCCGAGATTGCTGCTGCTCTAGCTGCCTCTTCGATCGTGTTCAAGAACAAAGACAACCGGTATTCTAGGGTACTTCTCCAGAGGGCATCCCAG GTCTTCGACTTTGCAAACAATTATCAAGGATCTTACAATGAGAGTATCGGACGAGGGGCATGCCCATTTTATTGCGATTTCAATGGCTACCAT GATGAACTAATCTGGGGAGCAGCATGGTTATCCAAGGCAACTCAGGAACCCAAGTACTGGGATTATGTTGTAAAGAACATGGCAACTCTAGGAGGCAGTATTTTTGAGTTCGGATGGGATTCAAAACATAGTGGGATTAACATATTAGTTTCTCCA ATTTATTTCGATCCACAGAAGGTGATGAGCTCCTCTGGTAGCTCCTTCATTACCAATGCTGACTGTTTCGTGTGTTCCTTGTTGCCTGAGTCACCAACCAAATCAGTAACATACTCTCCAG GCGGGCTTATGTTCAAACCAGGAGGAAGTAACTTGCAACATGCAACGGCTTTATCGTTTCTTCTTATTGTTTACTCTCGCTATCTACAAGCTGCCAACCGATCAGTTCATTGCGGTTCTGTGGTTGCCACCCCGTCGAGACTCGTCGAGGTCGCCAAAACCCAG GTGGATTACATACTAGGAAGCAATCCATCAGGGCTGTCGTACATGGTTGGATATGGCCTAAAATTCCCACAGAGAATTCATCACCGAGGATCGAGCTTGCCTTCCATCTCTACTTTCCATGGACATATTGGATGTCATGATGGTAACAGCTATTTGGCGACCAAAATGCCTAACCAGAACGTCCTTGTCGGGGCTGTTGTCGGAGGACCAAACAACAACGATCATTTCTTGATAGTCGTCTCAATATTAGTCAATCAGAACCAGCTACATACTTAA